In Alkalibacter saccharofermentans DSM 14828, the sequence TATGCCTTGGTTTGGACTGGACGTTTTATACTTTAGAGAATTTTTCTATTTTCCGGCGATATTGCTTTTGATGAAAAAGTATTTGGTTGAAAACGCATAGAATGGAATGAGATAAGCGATGGACAGGGTAAAAATAAAGCAGGGATTAAAAAAAATAAAACGAGAATATCTGTTGAAGGAGATAAACACCGGTGGCTTTCATACTGAAAGGAAGCTGCTCGTTTTCGAATCGGATGACTGGGGCAGCATTAGAATGCCGTCTGGAGAGATATATGAAAAGCTGGTTTCCATTGAGGATCCGGTGGATAAAGATCCTTTTACAAAATTTGATTCTCTTGAAAGTGAAGAAGACGTTAAAGCGCTGTTAAAGGCATTGGAAAATTTCAGGGATAAAAACGGTAGAAATCCTGTGGTTACTGCAAATTTCGCTGTTGCAAATCCGGACTTTAGGAAGATAGAAGAAGGAAAATTTGAAAGTTACTACTACGAGCCCTTTACAAAAACTTATGAGAGATACCCATCCCATAGAGGTTCTTTTATCGAATTGAATAAAGCAGTTCGCAAAGGAGTGATTTTTCCTCAATTTCACTGTAGGGAACACTTAAACGTACCAAGGTGGATGAGAGACTTGAAATCCGGTAAAGATGAAGTTAGAAGAGCCTTTGACTATAATATGATAAGCACTGCCAGCTCCTTTGATAAGGACAACAAGTTTGCCTACATGGATTCCTTTAATTTATCAAATAATGAGGACGCGTCATATATGCCAAGTGTTCTAAAGGAGGGCCTGGAACTTTTTGAAGACATATTCGGGTTTAAATCAAAATCTTTTATAGCCTCTTGCTACGTATGGGATGATGATCTGGAAGAGGAGCTGTTTAAGCTTGGTATAGAGTTTATTCAGGGCGGAAGGGTTCAGCTGGTTCCAAGGCCAGAAAAACAGGGTTCTTTTTACGATGAAAGAAGGCATTGCATTGGGCAAAAAAATAAAAGAGGCCAGATATACCTTGTGAGAAATTGCGACTTTGAGCCGGCGTGGAATCCGGATTACGATTGGGTTGAGAGGTGTATTGAGGAAATCGAGCATGCATTCAAGTATAAAAAGCCTGCGACTGTTAGCACTCACAGGCTCAACTACATGGGGTTTATACATGAAAACAACAGAGAAAAAAACCTGGGGCTCCTGAGCAATCTGTTTGAAAAGGTTTTGGAGAAATGGCCGGATATAGAATTCTTGACAACTGTGGAGCTTGGAGATTTGATTAAAACCAACGGAAACAACTAGGAGGCGGAGTGGATGACAATGAAAAAACTCGATATAGATAGACTGCACCAGATACTCTTAGAAGCTTTAAAGGAAGTTCACCGAATATGCTTAAAATACGATATTAAGTATTATATGGTTGGGGGTTCGCTGATAGGCGCTGTCAGGCATAAGGGATTTGTCCCTTGGGATGCAGACATCGATTTGGCCATGATGAGATCAGACTATGATAAATTCTTGTCTGTGTGCGAATACGAACTGAGCGGCAAGTATTTTTTGCAAAATTACCATACTGATGTTGATTTCAGCCCTCCCATCAGCAGGCTGTGCGTTCAGGGCACTTATGTCTGCGAGCATTTTTTCAGGCACCTTAAATTTAACAAAGGAGCCTACTTAGATGTTTTTTCCCTTGACAACATACCAAATGAATTGGTGTTGAGAGACAAGCAAAAGAAACGGTTGGAGATGATAGACAAGCTGATGATTTATAAGCTTTGTATCGTATATGACAAGGGAATCTTAAACAGCAAGCTTATCGCAAAAAAAATAATACAATTATTTATGATTCCTCTTTCCCTTTCCTTCTTTCAAAGAAACAGGGAAAAGGAGATGACAAAATATAACATTGATGAGGAGACAGAATATGTTTGCCAAACAGCAATCAAATACGGATACGACAGGGGTACTCATCTTCGCAGCACCTTTGGAGACCCTGTACTGATGGAATTTGAAGGAGAAAAATATTATGTGCCTCATGACTGGGACAGTTATCTAAAAACAACTTACGGAGACTACATGAAGCTGCCTCCCATTGAGGAGAGAAAACCGGTTTATGACGTCTATGAACTTTAAAAGGGGTTGGAGGCATTGAGGACAAAAAGGTTCATATACAATTCAGTTACCTTTGCGACCCTCCAGGTTTTTACGATTGCCGGGGGACTGATACTAACGAGGATGTTTCTTACCACTTACGGCTCCGAATTAAACGGCTTGGTAACATCCATCATACAGTTTGTAGCATATTTTAGCTATGTTGAAGCAGGCCTGGGAACGGCTTTGATTTATGCTCTCTACAAGCCATTGGCAAAAGGCAGCTTGAGAGAGGTAGACGGCATAGTCACATTAGCCAGAAGATCCTACCTGAAGGCCAGCGGGGTGTACTTTGCCTTGGTCGTAGGGCTCTCGTTTATATATCCTTTTATAGTAAGCAGCGAGAGCACGGATTTGTTAACGATATCCCTGCTTGTAATTGTCATTGGAGCCTTCGGTGCCTTAGAGTTTTTTACCATGGCAAAGTACCGTGTTCTTTTAGTAGCTGATCAAAAGGAATATGTAATATCCATAGTGCTATCCATTGCTTACATCGTAAACTTTGCTTTGACGGCGTACATGATATCCATAGAAGCTTACGTGGTTTGGGTAAGAACGGTTCCCTTGGTATCATTTATCCTAAGGGCTGTGATGCTTCTTGCATATGTAAAGAGGAACTACCCTTATATAACATATAAAGAGCCGGCAGACAGCAAGTACTTGAAGCGCAGATGGGACGCACTTATAATGCAGCTAAGCGTCAGCATAAATACTTCCGTGCCGGTAGTGCTAATTTCGATATTCGCATCTCTGAAAATTGCAAGCGTCTTTGCAATATACAATCTGGTGTTTTCAGGACTGATAGCAATAACATCCATATTTACAGCGGGAGTTTCCGCTTCATTTGGAAATATTGTGGCAAACAAGGAAATGGACAAGCTAAAGAGGGTGCAGACCCAGTTCGAATTTTTTATTTTTGCCGTCACTGCTTTTTTATATGCCTGCGCTTTAATTCTTATCGACTCTTTTGTAGAGCTGTATACCCAGGGAGTCACAGACATCGATTATGCCAGCAATGTCTACGGATATCTGTTTGTTACCTGGGGAGTATTGTTTAACGTTAGGATTCCATACACGGCGCTTATAAACTCATCGGGTCTTTACAGGGAAACGAGAAGGGTAAACATTTGGCAGATAGTATTGATAATTACAACAGGAGCTGTTTTAGTTCAGTTTTGGGAAATGACAGGAGTTCTTTTGGCCATGATAATATCCGCATCTTACTGGGTTTATGGTCTTATAGATGTAGTGAAAAAAGCAGTACTGGATACAGCCCCTAAAACTACGTATATTAGAGTCGTAAGAATGTTTGTAGTGATAGCTGTTTCTATCCTGCCATTTAGGCTTGGCATGACTATAGACCCGTCAACATACGGAGGGTGGGTGCGTGATGCTTTTGCAGTGGCCGCTTGGTGTGGTATTGTTACCCTGGTGATAAGCTTTATCTTTGATAGAAAGGTGATGCTCGAAATCTTTGTTAGAATCAAGGAACTGGTAAGGCGATAAAGTTTTTCCGCGGTAGACAAGTTGTGTTTTGAATAACTCTTTGAGAGGTATAAGTAAATTAAAGATGGTGTGTCCACAGGAAGGGTGATCGGCTTTGAGTATAAGAAGATTGATAGGAGTTCTAAAAAGCAAGTGGTGGGTCATGGCCTTTGCCTTCTTAGTAGGAGGGGTTCTGGCCGGTTTGATGATTTCGTATACTCCTCCAACATATAAAGCCGAAGTAACCCTTTATTCAATGGATCTGGAAAGAATAAGAGAAGAAGGACAAACATTGGAGTTTTACGACATTCAGCTTAGTCGGGAGGTATTAAACCAGTTTAGGGAGGTAATCCACAGCAGGAGGGTTATCTCAGCTGTAATAGAGGAGCTTGGGCAGTATAATCTGACGGAAAAAGAAATACTCGAAAAAACCGCAATATCAAGCAGCATAGATTCAAATATATTTTATATCAACGCGAAGGACAAAGATCCGGAAAAGGCTGCGATTGTAGCAAATTCCATGGCTAGGACTTTTTCGACGGTTATTAGAAGCATTATCAATACAGAAAACGTCGGCATACTTGATGAGGCAATAGTACCTATCGAACCGGAAAGAAATTATGGGGTGGCATTTATGATCCTAGGCATGATAGCAGGTTCGGTATTGTCATTTAGCGCATTATACGTAATGGAATATTTTAATCCAAAAGTATATTTCGAAGAAGATCTAGTGGAAGGTTTGGGTTTTAGAGTGATGGGAACTATACCAAGACACAATACTGATGAAGGGGATTTTGGCTATGGGGGGAAATAAAGCACTCAGCTCACATAAAATAAACAGAGCAGTAACTAGTGCATACGAGGTGCTAGCGGTAAATTTAAAGCTTGCCAAGGAAGAAGATAGCAGAAAGACCACGAGCTACGTCATGACAAGCTGCAGCCGGGCAGAGGGGAAAACGAGCATAGCATACGGGTTGGCTAAGACTATGGCATCTTCAGGCTTTAAGACTCTGCTTGTGGATGGAGACATGAGAAAGCCTTTAGCTGCGAAAAAAATAAAGAACAAGGGAAATATGGGACTTAGTGATATTCTGTTGGGTAAATGCTCTATGGAAGATGCCTTGCTTGAGACAGATACGGATAATCTGCATTATATTTCATCGGGGTGTGACAATAAAAATCCCATAGCACTTCTTATGGGCAACAGGTTTTCACGGTTTGTCGATGAGACTGAGAGGGTCTATAGTATAGTTATATTTGATTCTCCTGCAATAGAAGACTACTTTGATGCGGCAATAATCGCCTCAAACGTGGATTCGACCATCCTGGTTGTAAAAAAAGCCAAGACGTCACTTAAAAGCCTTGAGGATGTAAAGGACAAACTTGAAAAGATAGGTGCCCACATCGCAGGTGTTGTAATAAACAGCGGCGGAAAGAGCAAAAAAAACCTAAATTTAAGGGACTATGAGAAAGGTTTCGTCTCCGGCAATATGGTATCCGATGAAGGTAAATGTGGACGATGAACCAAAAAACATAAATTGTAAATAATGGGTACACAAACTTAGTTCGAAAGCAATAAATTCAGATAAAACTTAATGTTGACATGGGAAAACAGCTGTGATAACATCATGAAAAATAAAGGTTTTAGAGATATTGGACCTTTTAGTAAGCGACAGTTTGTCTGAACGAAGCATTCCCAGTTAATTTAAAACAAATTAAACTTCAAATGATAATGGCAGACCTTCCGAAAGAAAGGGGCGCAAAGCTATAGGGCCTGTAAAATGGCAGCCAGCTACCAAAAGGGGTTTTTTTGTTTGGAATCCATCAGGCACTCTGTTGAAAAAAGAAAGTAGAGGGAAACAAAGCAATGAAAAAGAACAACAAAAGCTTTATTTTTGTCGGAATCAGTATGATTATACTCTTTGTCATGGTCGGAGCAGCATTTGCGAATCCGGGACAATGGTTAGACACAGACGACAGCGCAGACACTAGTATAAGTCAAAGCGATAACACTATAGCAAACGAAGACAAGCCGGCATCTGAAAAAATCAATGATGCAGAAGAAGAGACGGAAAAACAAGAAGAAGAAAAAGAAGCAGAAAAAAAGGTTGAAGCAAGTGACAAAAAAGATGCAGAAAAATCAGTTGCAAGCACTGAATCTTCAGCTTCCAAATCAACAAGCACTTCATCCACAAGCACGTCAACGGCAAACACATCAACAGCTTCAAAAAGCAGCAGCACAAGTACTCAAAGCACCGCGACTAAAACTGAAACAGCAGCTCCAAAGACTGAATCGACAACAAGTAGTGTCGAAGCAACAAGAGGAGATACCAGCGTCAAACTGGTAGCAGGAGCATATTTTGTAGCGACTAGCGGGAACGATTCAAATCCTGGTACACAGCAACAGCCATTTAGGACCATACAGAAGGCTGCAAATACAGTTAAAGCTGGGGATACAGTCTATATCAGAGGCGGCACCTACAACGAAAAGGTGGACATGCAAACCTCAGGGACAAGCGGCAACTATATTACATTTAGAAACTATCCAGGTGAAAAGCCGGTCGTAGACGGAAAAGGAATCGACTGGGGATACAACTGGAACAGCCTCGTGAACATTAATTCCAAGAGCTACATAAGGCTTGAAGGCCTAAGGGTGATCAATTCCAGATGGGCGGGAATAGGCTCCACCAGGGTAGAGTCTAACTCCAACTATATTCAGGTAATAAACTGCTCTACATCCAATACGAGGGCGTCGGGAATAGCATTTTATACTGCAACAAATATTACAGTTGACGGAAATTCAGTAGAAAAGGCTTGCACGGCATCTGGTTCTCAAGAAGCGATTTCATTTTCAAATGTGAATGGCTTCGTAATCAGAAACAACAGGGTATTTAACATAACCAACAGCGTCCAGGGAGCTGGCGGTGAGGGGATTGACGCAAAGGAAGGGTCTTCAAACGGAAAGATATACAACAATACAGTCCACGACATCGCAAAGATCGGAATATACATAGATTCTTACAGCAAGACCTCAAGCAATATCGAAGTGTACGGAAACAACATATACAACTGTGGACAGGGAATAACCGTAGCGTCTGAAAAGGGCGGAACACTGAGAAACGTAAACATATACAACAATACCATTAGAAACTGCAGAGTTGGATACACTGTTGCAGGCTGGGATTATAATTACAGAAGTCCTATGGACAATATAAAATTTTATAATAACACCATATCTGGTGGGAACATTCGTTTGAACAATCCAGATGCAAAAAGAATCTTTATTACAGGAAACAGATTAACTGGTGGAACCATAGTAATGGACGGAGGAATTGAATCAGAGACCACTATTGAAGGGAACACAATTAATTAATCATTTTTTAAAGCATCATGGGCATTAATTACAAGATTGTCAATAAAAAATGGTAAAGTGTAGTATAATAAGAATATAAATTGTTAAGCAAAGCCCCAAATTGTAGGTTAAGAACATCCGACAATTTTGGGGCTTGTTGCGTATATTTTTATGGAAAGAGGCGCTGATAAAATGAAACGTATAAAAATGCTTGCTGCTATGGTTTTGTTGGTTATACCTGTTTTATTCCTTGGCTGTAATTTGGACGTTGAGGAGGAACAAAACGTTTATTATGTTTCCACTCAAGGGAATGATGAAAGCCCTGGTACTTTTGACGAGCCGTGGAGAACCATCCAAAAAGCATCAGAAAACATGGTGGCAGGAGATACGGTCTACTTAAGGGAAGGGGTTTATAATGAAGCGGTAACAGTGAGCACGTCAGGAGAAGTGGACAATTATATAACTATTTCAAATTATCAGGACGAAACAGTTGTAGTTGACGGTGAAGGAATAGACTGGGGATATAACTGGAGCAGCCTCTTTGACATAAATACTCAAAGCTATTTAAGAATTGAAGGCATAAGGGTAATTAACTCCAGATGGGCGGGGTTTGGATCTACTACAGATGACAAGGGATCAAGTTATGTTGAAATACTAAACTGCTCCACCTACAATACTCAAGCCTCAGGAATAATATTTATGAATGCAGAAAATATAATCATAGAAGGCAATTCAATAGAAAGAGCAAGCATCAACACATCAGGCTCACAAGAGGGAATATCCTTGGATAATGTGGATTACTTCGAAATAAAAAACAATAAAGTATTTAATTTTACCAACGATGTCCCAGGTAGAGGAGGAGAGGCGATAGATGCCAAGAACGGTTCCTCTTATGGAAAGATTTATGGCAACGAGGTCTACAATATACCTAAGATAGGAATATACATAGATTCATATGAAGGGGAGCAGAAAGATATAGAGGTGTATGACAACATAATATACAGCTGCGGACAGGGTATCACCCTGGCAAATGAAAAGGGAGGATATCTAAGGGACGTAGTTGTTAGAAATAACGATATATCCTACTGCAGCTGGGGCTTGGCCATAGGAGGATGGAACGATGGATACAGCCACGAAATGGAAAACATATCTTTTGTGGACAATAAACTCACGGGAATCTCAAGATCTGGGATATACCTAAATAATCCGGACGCAATAAATGTAGTTATAAAAGGCAATCAAATTCAAGGAACGTCTTCATACGTTCCCATTCGACTTAATGGTGGTAATTTAAGTGAGACCGTTATTGATGGTAACTATTTTGATAGAATAAGTGGTGATCACCCTGTTGGAACAAATTATAATATGCTTGAATAAGCTGAACTCGTTAAAATCACGCTAAAAAAGGGTATATATTAAATACGAAAGTCACCTGAAGAAAGCGGATGATTTTAATGAAAAAAAGGAAGCTGCTCATAATCATTGTAATAGTGTTGATATTTGCATTGGGAGCTTCAATCAAGTACATTTACGATTCAACGGATTATCAAAACGTTTTGGTACCGGAAACAGGAGATGAAAATACTGCTCAAGCTCCTAACGATAAGCCAGATGACGAAAAAGCAGAAAATGAAAAAGCACCGAAACAGGAACAGAGCCTGGAAGATGAAGGCAGTTACATTGATGATTTGAATACATCTTCAAATACGATAACACTGATGATGCTGGGCATAGACGAATCAGAGGACAGAAATATAGGCATATACCGCTCAGATGTAATAGTAATAGCAAGGATGGATCTTGATAACAACTGGATAAAAGTGCTCAGCATACCGAGAGATACATACGCGTATCTTCCGATTAGAGATAGGATGGACAAGTTGGGACACGCATATGCTTTTGGCAGCTTAAACGGCTACGGTCCCCAGGCAAGTGCAGAGGCTCTTGAAAATTTCTTGGAGGATATAAAAATAGACTATTACTTTGCCATCAAGATGGATCCAGTTCCGGGAATAGTTGACGACATTGGCGGAGTGAAGGTAGATGTTGATGTAAATATGAGAGATGCCCGCAGAGGGATAGAGATCAACAAAGGAGAACAGGTATTAAACGGAGATGAAGCCATGCTCTACATTCAGTGGAGAAAGACTCCAAGAGGTGATATAGACAGGATATTACGGGTTCAAAACTTCACATCCTCGATGTATAAACAGCTGAGGCAAAACAATCAGATGATAGAGGCAGCCAGGATTATCCTAAACTACAGATCAGGCATAGAGACAAACCTCTCGTCAAGGCACATGATTGCTCTTGCTACTTACTTCAATCAGCTTCCGGAAGGCGCTGTGACTTACTATACGGTTTCTGGGAGATCTCAGATGATAAATGGAACAAGCTACTGGATAGCAAATGAAAATGACGATGAGATAGACGAGTTTTTGGACCAAAAAAAAGGCGCCGGCAGCTAAAAACCGGCGCCCTTGACTTAAACTGTATCAAGGCTTCTTCTAACCATTGGAACCCTAAGAGCCAGAACGCTTCCCAAGAAGCAAGAGAGAATATCTCCAGGCAAAGGCAGTAAGAATGCGTGCAAAAATAGCACTGATGGATTGACGTTTAGGCCTAAAACAAAACTTGCAAGTAAGTAGTAGTAAACAAATCCTAAAACGTATACTATTAGTAAGCCTGTGATGCTTGCTTTTATATATCCTAATAGGTTTCTGTTTTCTTCTTTCCGGGTCATCTTACCTGCCACATATGCTGCCAGGATAAAGGCAAGCAGATAACCGAAGGTAGGCTGGAATATATAACCGATGCCTCCGCCGTTTGCAAATACGGGAAGACCAATAAGACCCAGAATCACATAAATGGTTACGGATAAAGCCCCGTATATTGGTCCAAGCATCATCCCTGCCAGGTTGGTAAACATGAACTGCAGGGTAAAAGGTATCATGGGTACAGGAACTCTAGTTAGGGCTCCAACTATTATAAGTGCTGAAAAGATGGCGCAGTATATCATGGTTCTTGCGTTTAGTCTGTTTGTCTCCAATTAGGTTCACTCCTTTTTGATTTAAGATAATTATAGACTATCAAAACATTGGTGTCAACCTAAAAACTAGAAGAGGTTAACGAGTGTCCTTTGAAGTATAAATCGATTGACATGAGCCTAAAGGTTTTTTATAATAGAGCTTAATTGAATACTTGGCGTTGAAAAGGAATATTAGATGAAAAACTAAATTTACAGAGAGCGGATGTTGCTGGAAAATCCGTATTTTAGATTGTCGAACCCGCCTTGGAGCCGCATGGAAACATGCCGCAGCTTTGCGTTATAAAGATGAGCAGAACACATTTAAGTGTTAATTAAGGTGGTACCGCGGATAATCTTCCGTCCTTTGTTGGATGGGAGTTTTTTTATTTTATTGAAGGAGGATTTATAAAATGGGCAAGAAACAAAAAGTTGAAGCCATTACGCCTATGGATCAGGATTTTGCGCAGTGGTATACAGATGTAATTTCAAAAACAGAGCTGGTAGATTATTCACCAGTAAAAGGGTTCATGGTAATAAGGCCTTATGGATATGCTATATGGGAAAATATTCAAAAGGAATATGATAAGAGGTTTAAGGAGACAGGGCATAAAAACATGTATTTTCCTCTTCTTATTCCAGAGAGTCTTTTAAAGAAGGAAGCAGAGCACGTAGAAGGATTTGCCCCTGAAGTTGCCTGGGTTACCCACGGTGGGGACAAAGAGCTTGGAGAAAGACTTTGCATAAGACCAACATCAGAGACGATTATATGCAGCATGTACTCCAAGTGGTTGAATACTTACAGACAGCTGCCGTACTTATTCAATCAATGGTGCAGCGTGGTAAGGTGGGAAAAGACTACCAGACCTTTCCTAAGAACATCTGAGTTTTTATGGCAGGAAGGGCACACTCTTCACGAGACATACGATGAAGCACAGGAAGAAACTATGCAGATGCTTGAGATATACAGAGACGTTGCTGAAAAACACCTTGCTATTCCTATGGTAGTAGGCAAAAAAAGCGAAAAGGAAAAATTTGCGGGAGCTTATGCGACATACACCATGGAAGCCTTGATGCACGATGGACAGGCACTTCAGTCAGGAACCAGCCACAATCTTGGCCAGCATTTTACCAAGGCATTCGACATAACTTATCTTGATAGGGACAATAACCAAGCTTATCCATATCATACTTCATGGGGTATTTCTACAAGGCTTATCGGTGCGCTTATCATGGTTCACGGAGACGACAACGGTCTTGTGATGCCGCCTAAAATCGCGCCTACACAGATAGTGGTCATTCCGATTGCTCAGCATAAGGAAGGCGTGCTTGACAAAGCATGGGAAGTATTTGATGGACTTAAAGAGAGCTTCAGGGCTGAGATAGACGACATGGATGGTTATTCACCTGGCTGGAAGTTCAATCAATGGGAGATGAAAGGTGTACCCATCAGGCTTGAGATTGGACCAAAGGACATCGAAAATGGACAATGCGTCCTTGCAAGGAGAGATACTGGAGAAAAGATCCAAGTTGCGCTTGAAGATGTAAGTTCAGAAGTAGAAAGACTGCTGGATGAGATCCAAGACAACCTGTTCCAAAAGGCACTTAATATGAGAGAAGAAAAGACCACAACGGCAGTAGATATGGAGGAGTTCAAGAAAAACATCGCCGAAACTCCGGGATTTGTTAAGGCCATGTGGTGTGGGAGCCGCGAGTGCGAGGATAATATCAAAGAAGCTACAGGAGCGACACTTAGATGCGTGCCTTTTGATCAAGAGACCATTGGAGAAGGAAAATGTGTATGCTGTGGCGAAAAGGCTGACCAAATGGCGTACTTTGCAAGGGCTTACTAAGATGGAGACGCTTAAAAATAGAATCCTTGAGGATGGAGTCGTCTTGGGCAATGACATCCTCAAGGTAGATTCCTTTTTGAATCACCAGATAGACGTGGAGCTTTTCAACGAGATAGGAAAGGCTTTTAAAGAACACTTTAAAGACAAGAAGATTGATAAGATTCTTACAATAGAAGCATCGGGAATAGGACTTGCATGCCTAGTGGCTCAGCACTTTAATTGCGTGCCGGTAGTCTTTGCCAAAAAAACAGAATCTTTAAACTTAGATAAAGATATCTATTATAGTGAAGTATATTCATTTACCAAGAAAAAAAGCTACAAGGTGATGGTATCGAAAAAATACTTAAAAGCAGGAGAAAATGTCCTGGTAATAGACGATTTTCTAGCCAATGGAAAAGCGATGCTCGGCCTTGAAGATATCTTGAACCAGGCAGGAGCGAAACTTGCAGGTGTGGGGATAGTCATCGAAAAGGGCTTCCAAGGTGGAGGAGACGATATTAGAGGCAGAGGAATAGACCTAAAGTCCCTTGCTATTGTAGATTCCATGGAAGATGGCAGGATAAAGTTTAGAGAATAAAAAACTAAAGTTTTTCTTCTAATCAAAACAATTTATGGTATAATACATAATGATGTGCCCGTAGCTCAGCTGGATAGAGTGTCTGACTACGAATCAGAAGGTCGGGGGTTCGAATCCCTTCGGGCACGCCATTAGCAAGGGTTTCAGGACTTTCGGGTCCTGTTTTTTTATGCAATTAGCCACTTTTTAGCCACGGAAGAATATGGAATTAACTATTTAGCCACTATTTGACGAATAAAGGGCCTATAGTCGGCGGGCTCAATTTTGCGCTCGGCTGTTCTTAATGTGGTACTTTTGCCACGTTGTTTTCAGGCTATGTCATTTAGCTATGAAGGTCTTTCTGGTTTCAATGGGAATGTTTGTACAATGATAGCTGAATGTCGAAAATTCGACATTGAACGGATTCAATACCTCTGGTTAATCTGTTTTGCGCTATCTTTTGCCTCTTGATATATCGTGAGAGCCTCATATTTGCCTATATTCAAGCTTT encodes:
- a CDS encoding xanthine phosphoribosyltransferase, yielding METLKNRILEDGVVLGNDILKVDSFLNHQIDVELFNEIGKAFKEHFKDKKIDKILTIEASGIGLACLVAQHFNCVPVVFAKKTESLNLDKDIYYSEVYSFTKKKSYKVMVSKKYLKAGENVLVIDDFLANGKAMLGLEDILNQAGAKLAGVGIVIEKGFQGGGDDIRGRGIDLKSLAIVDSMEDGRIKFRE
- the proS gene encoding proline--tRNA ligase — protein: MGKKQKVEAITPMDQDFAQWYTDVISKTELVDYSPVKGFMVIRPYGYAIWENIQKEYDKRFKETGHKNMYFPLLIPESLLKKEAEHVEGFAPEVAWVTHGGDKELGERLCIRPTSETIICSMYSKWLNTYRQLPYLFNQWCSVVRWEKTTRPFLRTSEFLWQEGHTLHETYDEAQEETMQMLEIYRDVAEKHLAIPMVVGKKSEKEKFAGAYATYTMEALMHDGQALQSGTSHNLGQHFTKAFDITYLDRDNNQAYPYHTSWGISTRLIGALIMVHGDDNGLVMPPKIAPTQIVVIPIAQHKEGVLDKAWEVFDGLKESFRAEIDDMDGYSPGWKFNQWEMKGVPIRLEIGPKDIENGQCVLARRDTGEKIQVALEDVSSEVERLLDEIQDNLFQKALNMREEKTTTAVDMEEFKKNIAETPGFVKAMWCGSRECEDNIKEATGATLRCVPFDQETIGEGKCVCCGEKADQMAYFARAY